A region of Mesoplodon densirostris isolate mMesDen1 chromosome 11, mMesDen1 primary haplotype, whole genome shotgun sequence DNA encodes the following proteins:
- the KCNA6 gene encoding potassium voltage-gated channel subfamily A member 6 — protein sequence MRSEKSLTLAAPGEVRGPEGEQQDAGDFPEAGGGGGCCSSERLVINISGLRFETQLRTLSLFPDTLLGDPGRRVRFFDPLRNEYFFDRNRPSFDAILYYYQSGGRLRRPVNVPLDIFLEEIRFYQLGDEALAAFREDEGCLPEGGVDEKPLPSQPFQRQVWLLFEYPESSGPARGIAIVSVLVILISIVIFCLETLPQFRADGRGGSNGGGVSPVSRGSQEEEEDEDDSYTFHPGITPGGMGAGGSSPLSTFGGSFFTDPFFLVETLCIVWFTFELLVRFSACPSKTDFFKNIMNFIDIVAIIPYFITLGTELVQQQGQQSASGGGGQNGQQAMSLAILRVIRLVRVFRIFKLSRHSKGLQILGKTLQASMRELGLLIFFLFIGVILFSSAVYFAEADDDDSLFPSIPDAFWWAVVTMTTVGYGDMYPMTVGGKIVGSLCAIAGVLTIALPVPVIVSNFNYFYHRETEQEEQGQYTHVTCGQPAPDLKAADNGLGKPEFSEATRERRPSYLPTPHRAYAEKRMLTEV from the coding sequence ATGCGATCGGAGAAATCCCTTACGTTGGCGGCGCCGGGGGAGGTCCGTGGGCCGGAGGGGGAGCAACAGGATGCCGGAGACTTCCCGGAGGccggtggcggcggcggctgctGTAGTAGCGAGCGGCTGGTCATCAACATCTCTGGGCTGCGCTTCGAGACGCAGCTGCGCACCCTGTCGCTGTTCCCCGACACGCTCCTGGGGGACCCCGGCCGCCGCGTCCGCTTCTTCGACCCGCTGAGGAACGAGTACTTCTTCGACCGCAACCGGCCCAGCTTCGACGCCATCCTCTACTACTACCAGTCGGGGGGCCGGCTGCGGAGGCCGGTCAACGTGCCGCTGGACATCTTCCTGGAGGAGATCCGCTTCTACCAGCTCGGGGACGAGGCCCTGGCTGCCTTCCGCGAGGACGAGGGCTGCCTGCCCGAGGGTGGCGTGGACGAGAAGCCACTGCCCTCCCAGCCCTTCCAGCGCCAGGTGTGGCTGCTCTTCGAGTACCCGGAGAGCTCGGGGCCCGCCCGGGGCATCGCCATCGTCTCGGTCCTGGTCATCCTCATCTCTATTGTCATCTTTTGCCTGGAGACGCTGCCGCAGTTCCGCGCAGATGGTCGAGGTGGAAGCAATGGTGGTGGTGTCTCCCCGGTGTCCAGGGGCagccaggaggaagaggaggatgaagaCGATTCCTATACGTTTCACCCTGGCATCACCCCCGGGGGAATGGGGGCAGGGGGCTCATCCCCACTAAGTACCTTTGGGGGCTCCTTCTTCACCGACCCCTTTTTCCTGGTGGAGACGCTGTGCATCGTCTGGTTCACTTTCGAGCTGCTGGTGCGCTTCTCCGCCTGCCCCAGCAAGACGGACTTCTTCAAAAACATCATGAACTTCATCGACATCGTGGCCATCATCCCCTACTTCATCACCCTGGGCACCGAGCTGGTGCAGCAGCAGGGACAGCAGTCAGCCAGCGGAGGCGGCGGCCAGAACGGGCAGCAGGCCATGTCCCTGGCCATCCTCAGAGTGATCCGCCTGGTCCGGGTGTTCCGCATCTTCAAGCTGTCCCGCCACTCCAAGGGGCTGCAGATCCTGGGCAAGACCCTGCAGGCCTCCATGCGGGAGCTGGGCCTGCttatcttcttcctcttcatcGGAGTCATCCTCTTCTCCAGTGCCGTCTACTTCGCAGAGGCTGACGATGACGATTCGCTCTTTCCCAGCATCCCGGATGCCTTCTGGTGGGCGGTGGTTACCATGACCACAGTAGGTTACGGGGACATGTACCCCATGACGGTGGGGGGCAAGATCGTGGGCTCGCTGTGTGCCATCGCCGGGGTCCTCACCATCGCCCTGCCCGTGCCCGTCATCGTCTCCAACTTCAACTACTTCTACCACCGGGAGACCGAGCAGGAAGAGCAAGGCCAGTACACCCATGTCACTTGTGGGCAGCCTGCCCCGGACCTGAAGGCAGCTGACAATGGACTCGGCAAGCCTGAGTTCTCGGAGGCCACCCGGGAGCGGAGACCCAGCTACCTTCCCACTCCACATCGGGCATATGCAGAGAAAAGGATGCTCACGGAAGTGTGA